Proteins from a single region of Hypomesus transpacificus isolate Combined female chromosome 9, fHypTra1, whole genome shotgun sequence:
- the gpr25 gene encoding probable G-protein coupled receptor 25: MANYNDDLNDYSDDDYNDTYDYDVDCSNQSLPASYIYVPMLYFIFFFIGFVGNLFVILVIGSRGKTGSRLVDTFVVNLALADLVFVLTLPFWAISASQHGHWNFGDISCKLSSYIIAVNRFANIFFLTCMSVDRYLAVVRLMDSRFLRSKVCIHITCAVIWLTSLVMGTPSLIYRKAKTFDDEPFCVDDNVSILFLGLSLTTVFVTFALPVLIILFCYGSVVARLRQPCAASSNPRAEARRRHSLKMVLTIIVFFMVSWLPFNIFKTISICFHLAKDKADLSCSQSVVNQGLVLSSCLAFLNSCVNPAIYFFLDHHFKRQAKNLYLICIRRRGMHQGYNSSNSLTNNLTSESYGTSASRTRLQSLDRKL, from the coding sequence ATGGCAAATTACAATGATGACTTGAATGACTACAGTGATGATGATTACAATGATACTTATGATTACGATGTGGATTGTTCCAACCAAAGCCTTCCTGCATCGTACATCTATGTGCCCATgctgtattttattttcttcttcataGGTTTTGTGGGAAACCTCTTTGTGATTTTAGTTATAGGCAGCAGGGGCAAGACGGGCAGCCGGCTGGTGGATACATTCGTGGTCAACCTGGCACTAGCTGACCTCGTGTTTGTGCTGACCCTCCCTTTCTGGGCCATCTCTGCCAGTCAGCACGGTCACTGGAACTTTGGAGACATATCCTGCAAGCTGAGCAGCTACATCATTGCTGTCAACCGCTTCGCCAACATATTCTTTCTGACCTGCATGAGTGTGGACCGCTACCTGGCTGTGGTGAGACTCATGGATTCACGGTTCCTCAGAAGCAAAGTTTGCATACACATCACTTGTGCAGTGATCTGGTTGACCTCACTTGTTATGGGCACTCCCTCATTGATTTACCGTAAAGCAAAGACCTTTGATGATGAACCTTTCTGTGTAGACGACAATGTCTCAATTCTGTTTCTGGGCCTGAGTCTCACTACAGTGTTTGTGACATTTGCTCTGCCAGTGCTGATAATTCTTTTCTGCTATGGCTCTGTTGTTGCCCGCCTGCGCCAGCCCTGTGCTGCCTCAAGTAACCCCCGCGCTGAGGCCCGACGACGGCACTCCCTCAAGATGGTTCTTACCATCATAGTGTTCTTTATGGTGTCTTGGCTGCCCTTCAACATTTTCAAGACCATCAGCATATGTTTTCATCTGGCTAAAGATAAAGCTGATCTGAGCTGTTCTCAGTCAGTAGTGAATCAAGGACTGGTTCTCTCAAGCTGCCTTGCCTTCCTCAATAGCTGTGTAAACCCTGCCATCTACTTTTTCCTAGACCACCATTTCAAACGGCAGGCAAAGAATCTGTACTTAATATGCATTAGAAGGCGTGGAATGCATCAAGGCTATAACTCATCAAATTCACTGACCAACAATCTCACCTCAGAAAGCTACGGGACAAGTGCCTCGAGGACTCGACTTCAGTCACTTGATAGAAAACTCTGA